The sequence AGGCCAGGCTTTTAGGACCACGTTATCTAAGcatagttaataaataaataataaaggcaaataaatacattaataataaCCATTTGAGAAAATAATACGTATTCTGACTCATTCCCATTTAGTGAGTCTAAATTTGAAAACGCTCCCTGAGGCCCCAATggataaaataaatatttgagGCACAGTATTTATGAGGGAGGTTCCGGTAGAaatgaaaatacaaaatataaatatattaacaaaATTGCACGAAAACACAAAATTGGTTTCTACCAATTATAATCCATGCATGATGTTATATAATTCATCCTATTGTTTCATATTCTGTTCTTTATAACTTATTACTCAATTTAAACGTCTCTCTATAATCCTCTTATTATGCTACATAATCCTCCCATATAATTCCTCTTACTACTGTGCATAAATGCTCCCTATAATTTCTCCGTAAACGTAATAATCCTACATCTATTTGCAAACAATATTTGCGTCTCTATATTTAACCCCTGGCATTGATCATCATAGGATCCGTGGAAAGTTGCAGCTTTTGCTCAGTAtaattctgctgctgtatttgaaAGATCTTCTTGTTTTCAGTTCCTTTCTATGTATGATCAGCAATTAACATGGTAAAACAGACCTTGGTTAtattatttaaaggaacactccagggaaAACTAGAGTGATGCCTAGGGGTGGTGCATACTCAGAGATTTCAAAAACACCAAAGACAgaagtcatgctccgccccttcaggccctgcaattgctatatcacacaatgtatcaatgtTTTTTCTGGAGCGTTCCTTTAAAGGCACCGTACTCTACTGAACAAACTTTCTAGTATAGGATAGCCATGACTGTTACATTGATGTTTTCTGATACGAGTATCCCATAAGATACATTAAGGCGTAATGCAGATTTTACATTTAACCTTTTTCTCTAGCACTTATCTCCAGATTAGCACTGTTTATAATAACCAATGCTAATTATTCTGGTAGTCATTGAGCATGTTCAtaaacctggttgggaagattgcCGCTGTTTGCCTGTCTGGCCGGAATAATATATCCTAAGCATGAAATGTTATTTAAATCTTATCACCAGGGGCTAGCGTGAAAAGTAACACTTCCACTATTTCCACCATGGATGGCATTTTCATCAAAATTGGACATTTTCTAGTAGCCAGTGAGGACCAATTCAATGTTATATGTCAATGGTTTGCACAATGTAATAAAGTGTCTGATTGGTTGTATCCACCAATATGAATAGTCAGATAGAAAATGCAATTGGGTCTCTTTACTTTGAGAGTCCATAGATCTCTCTGCTACATAAGAGGACAGCAGGGAATATTGCACGTAAATTGCACAATGATGAGAAGCTACCTCGTTATACAAATGCAGTGTGTATAGATCCTATACAGAATgatgtcattacataataacaccaTTGAGGTCACTGGTAAGCCAAAGAAGATAAAAGCTCTAATATTCAATATCTCATACTTGTTTATTCCACAATTTGTCTGTGTGCATCACaatggaccttaaaggggttatgtgggggccAAAAAGTATTAGCAGGGTACCCTGTCACGCTGATTATGGGATTTGAATACATTTTTacagcgctggcgggggaccggaagtctagtgacacagtcttccttcatgacgacacgactcttcgtcatggccccgctgtactctatgtgattgctgtactactgctactgcttgtacatagagtacagcggggccggtcacatgacgaagagtcgtgtcgtcatgaaggaagactgtgccagtAGACGTGCAGCGGTATAAAAATCAATGAAAATCTCAGAAGCAGCACGACGGGGGattggaatgtatattagcgagtgtactcacatactgcagggagtacactgctaataattttcggtcTCCGCATAACCCCTCTAATGATATTTATTGGGCCTATTCTTGATATCTTTCGACATTTCACTAACATTGCTGCATTAAACACTATGATAATATCCCAGTTACACTACATATAACTGTTGTACTTTTTAGGTCCACTATTTTTAAATAGTCAACTCACCCCAAAACTGATGTAACATTTTTAATGATTTGATTTTGACGCTGTTTCACTTTAGTCTGCAGCTATCGGGTAGTAGAACTTGGGCCTTGATCCTGCTGATTGTTCTAGTTAAACTACAGGATGTAAAAAAATTTCCCTTTCTTTGCCATTTCATTCTGGCCCTTGGAAAATGGGGAAACAATTAACGCTTCTGGAATACACGGACAGATAAGGTTAATATGTTTGACGCTCATTCACACTTTGATGCTATATGTTTCTTAAGCTGGACATACACACGAGAGTACGGTAAGCCGAACTTGTCGATATTGACAGGATCAGCTGAcaatctcatgtgtatgggggcctGCTGACTGTCCTCTGACAGCAGATATTGGAAGAAATAGGGATCGAgcttgttgaaattcaacatgcccgatcctttgttactGTGAGAGATTTAGGTCTGACAACGACTTTTTCTCCTGCCGCATTGAAATAAACACTGaaccgagcatgcatgtttatgccGGGGTCAACAGAAAAAGCGGTTGGCAAAACGAGCATTCGGCTGACAGCTATCTCATGCGTATGGCCAGTTTTAGTCTAGCTCAGGGTTTCTCAAACTTTTATTACTGCCAATTTTTAGTGAAACCTGGGCCCCACCAGTTGTAAATGGCAATCCCCCATGATGTCACTTCTGGTTGGGCTCCTGAATCTTCACTTGTGTAAGACTATCTGTAAATCAAAGCTACAAAGAAGAGGGCTGAGTGTCTCACCATCAGTGGCTATAACTTCTTGAAAATAACGTCCTAATGTTGATGCTTTTTGTTTCTGTATATTGATAGCTTGCAAGTTTTCCGAGTAAATATGGCCATGCTCAATACAAACCATAGTGCTGATGCCCATTGGAGATCAGGCTCTATCTGGTCACTAAGAACAATTACTGAATCATGTTCAAAATGTTCGTATTATGAGATCTGTCTACAGATAATCACTGCCATTTCCACAATCCTATTTCACCTGCTCTCATCTGCTGTTTCTTATTACATCCAATGTAGTCATCTGTTGTCAACAACTGAACTGCCAAGTATTTTAATATCATCTTTAATATTGTATATATTTACCATCTGCAGAGCTCTGCTACTGAAGAACATCATCAGGCTCAAGATACATTTTTGACTACATAGTAcactatgaagaaaaaaaatcaggTTCCAAGAGACCCCTAGTTCACTAGTAAGTTATGTTGCTTCTCGGCCCCCTTCTTCCATAGGCTAATAACAGGTGCTCTTAAAATACCTCCCTTTTTATGGACAACAAAAATGAATATATATGTGTTTAAAAAAATGCTCCTTATATTCAAAAAGATCAAAGTCTAAAAagatacaatccctttaaattaaatatataacaCTATATGACtgacatagaaaaataaatatatttatctctgtatacacatacatatatttatatagagcgctataaatatatacattgatatatagatatagtcatacctatatatttatatgtataaacaTCTATATGTATTTGTTCAAATCCACTTGTCCGTCAGATTGTTGGAATCACTGACACAGCATttcagaacaaaaaaatattttctgtattttttttttttcatatttttcttcAAGTCTGTAATGTGGCACTGATTTTTGCCACAGTGCAAATATTTAGAGATGTGGACTAAAAACCTGGCTTGGCACTTTCTGCATTCAATCCTATATAGGCCCTATTGAAATtgcgtattagaaaaaaaattattgaaaataaaacataaataaagtaaGCAAATCATAGTCCCCACCCATTTCTTCCCACCCCGCAATCCCAACATTTGTGTTCTTGAAAATCTCatcccatttttgtttttttctcaaccCCTCCCACATTTTTAACCCCAATATTCTCGTCCTTTTGCTTCTTTTTAGTTATTTAAATGAATCAGTAAAATGAACGGGTACATAGAGGgattcatgcatttttttttcgtttGGTTCATTCTATCCTTTtcgggaattttttttaaatgtgttttgattttttttttgtctttttttacgaAATCTGTTTTTTTCTTCACTTATTTCAGTACTTTGTTCTCGGTTACTTGCTTGGTCTTGTTCTGTTTGGGTCTCTAGCCCTTTCAGTCTTTGCATATCACCAtcacttatttaaccccttcactgtgacAACTGAAGCTCAATGTAGGAGTTAAATGCAACAGGTTGCTTGTACAGGGGAAAATAAATTTCACACCAAATATAGGGATTCCCCTAGTCATATAATAAAAACTTTATTCTAACTGAGTAATGATGAGTGtcccaatgtgtgtgtgtgtatatatatatatataaaattagctATTTTTGAATAATATGACGATGATGATTATGGTGTACATATTGCATGGTACAATGAGATCTCTATACACTGGGAAATATACTGTACGTTTATGCAAAGTAGTTATATGTACAATTAATACAGTATATCGTACATTAATATGTACTTTTAATACAGTATGTTGTTTAATGTGCCATGTATCACTACATTTTATCTTTTTCCAATAGTTAATATGCTGTCTTATATAATGTATTTTTAATGATAATTCTTTAACAGGGATACCCACTATTATTCATAATATATTCTTATTGTATTTGCTCTAAAATGTAATCCTACTTTTTTTCTCTTCTCCTGTACAAGCAACACTGTTTTCAACACAGTCTGCATCCTCAATAAAATATCAcctcaaaatgatatatacttaCTGGAGGAGCCCCAAAACCATGATGCCATTTCACAGTGTTTATAGGGTTAGGTAATTGCAATGTGGTTCTAGACCTTGAATGTCAGATTTAGCAGCCGGTTTAAGATTTCAGACAAACCATGTAGGCCAGATAGAACAGATTTGCATACtactccaaaaaaataaaaaaggaaacacCAGTAACCACTCTGAGGATATTTTCTCAAGGATGAAGACATTTCTTTTACACATACAGATCTGTGTATCAGACTCAGGCGTGTGGTGTTGTACAACTCCCATTATTTTAGCCATAGGAAGCAAACtggctttttttccccaaaattttaaaaaaaaggatccAGTTCTGTGGTTGTATTCATCCTATATAGAGTTCATCCTATGTCTATGGACGGACAATTGCAATGCAGCATTTGGGGTCTGTACATGTGGACAAGGTTGTCCTGAGCTCATTTTCCATGATTACTACACTTTCAGTGAATTGTTTATTGAATCATTATAATCAATAGATAACTGGAAATTTCTGGTTTTCAGACTTGTTGCCTGAATTGTGACGAAAAAGTTTTGGAACTTATTTTAGAACCAATATGGGCCATGAGTTACACTTAATTTACAGCCCAAAGCTTGATACACAGATCCCTTTATCTATACCATATTATTTTAGCTTTCTGACCCTCATTGATCTATCTGTCTGTGTCTTTCTTTTTTCTTCCATCTTGTTTCATACTGGGGTGGTCCTGCGATTGGCTGTGTTGGTGTGCGCAGAGTCCTTATTATCTTTGGGTATACAGTTATGAACTTGGAGGAAGCTGTTATCCGAGTTATAAGTGGCTGTTGGGGTCCCGGCCGATTTCAGAGGGTCGCGGCTCAGCGTGTACATGGAGATTTCAGTGGAGGGTAGGGTGTTGAAGCCCTTGAGGCCCACAGGAGAGGCATCACGGGAGTGGGATGGCTCCGTGGACCGGGAGCTGGAGCGGCTGCGCCTCTGATAGCGGTAGCGGTAACTTGGAATGCGAGTGATTGCAGAGGACTGGAGGTAGTCCGTTGCCCGTGCTGTGGCCCTCAGCTGTTTGTGGCGGTCAATGAACATGTGAACAGCAAGCACCCCCACCATTTCAGCAATAATGAAGGAAAGGGCCCCAAAGTAAAAGGACCAGCCGTATGAGTAGCTGTTTTTCTTTGAGTCGCTTTTTGAAGGGTCACCAGCATTGGCAGATATGTACACAATGATCCCAATGATGTTGCTCAGGCCTGTTGAGTatagaaataagaaaaaattaaaacaggcACATGGCAGTACACATTGTAGGGCATGCCTGCATAGAAATCTGATAAAATTAAGAAGAACTGGCAGAGGAGTTGCCCACATACATTGTTATTTAGATGCATTACACTGCATAATTAAATATATACCTTTCAGGGACTTATTAGAACTTAACTGAACTTTACGTAACTGAAATTAGTGTCCCTAACACAAccatgtaaattaaatatgtgttTTAGACTGGACTAGGATAACGGTGGCGTCCTATGTAGGTATTTacacaggacaaccccttttcacAAGCTCTATTAGGGTATAATCGTGTAATAGATGGACCCTACCATTATTATCCTAGTAGAAAGCCTCTGTAAAGAGTGGGCCCTCGCTCTGATGTGCAAGGTGTGACCATTTATTACACGGTTGCTCATTCATGTAACAGCTGATCTCTGTGGTTCTGCACCTAAACCTTCAGCTACCAGCTGATCACCAGTGAGGCTTTCACATGAGGAGCAGTTGCTCAGATGGGACAAACCCTTATTAGGCACCCTCATGCCCCATACTTGCCAGCAGCCACATGCCCCCAAAATGatttgcatacatatggcaatctAATTATACTATACCCAAACCATACTATTTCATTCTCAGTGACAGTGCATCTCGCTATTATAAGTCCTCCACCAAGCAGTTACCTATTTTCTGATTAGTAGATTGCTTGGATTAAGCTATACACTCAGGGATGCCAACCTCCTATTTGCTTTTTTCTGGACAATTTGGCCCAAAatcataaacaaccaattttattttatatatgtctATAGCTCAGAATATGATTAGGAAAATATCACCAGCATTTGCTGTGATTTGTAAGCTGAAGATAATTCCAATCACAATAATTTGCACAAGCTCCTACAGTTTCTAAGAAATCACAGacgtatctatttttttttttttacagacactCTCCAAAAGTCCTCTATTTGTAATGAATGTCCTTGAATTTATAGATGATCGGCAACCTTGGTGCTACTGTTTGGGTATCATgctatacattactataactccattgctatatgtatttattataaCGTACAGATTTACAGCCACTCTGAGCAGTGCAATGTGGGAGAGAGTAGGCTGCAAGCATCTGAATAAATGCATATGGTTTGTGTTGAACCCCCTCCTCCACTTATCATAGCACCCTAGGTCGTTTTCTTGCCTACCCTATGTCCTGGTTCTGGTTCATGGTTTCAAAAGGTCTGTCTCTGGAAATGTTTTACCCCAGGGAATATTACTATTTGTCAGTATTAAACAGCTTTTTGCTACACAATGATGTTCCTCATTTTCTGTATGTTAGATGATCGTGATTTATCCGCTCTCCCTCCTGCGGATAAatcacactgtattcacactttCCTGCTACAACTTCATAGTTCTGCCAATCATAGTGGTCAGACTATACTTATGGCAGGAAAGAGAACAAGTATGCAATAATTCTTTATTACACAAAATAGTTGGTTCTGCTCATATTTTGCATCCCATTTCCTTTGTTGATACAAGGCAGCAGAAAATTCTCCATACTTCACTGGTACAAGAAATGAGTGTCACACTCTAGAATACTGACTTAGCTGAAAAATAGCTTCTACACAATGTAAGCACTACATGAAACTACAGGCAAATATAGGATGCAAAGTATAGCTGGCCATGGATTTAACAATGACCTTCATATATTTAATACAcacaatagttttattttttatatatatatatatatatatgaattacaTGTGTATCTGTGACATTGCAAACTATGTTGTACATCTGAAAATGTCCCACGTCACAGTGTCACTATAATTACGTTCTCCCACCCTATATGACATCGGGTGCAGAGAGACGCAGGTATCATGCTGGGCAGCACAGTTGCTGAAGCAAAAACACGACACCCGAAGTGTCTCATCAAAACTGCGTCTCCCCAATGCGAGATGTCAGAATGGGCAGGTGAATGCAACTATAGTGAT is a genomic window of Rhinoderma darwinii isolate aRhiDar2 chromosome 7, aRhiDar2.hap1, whole genome shotgun sequence containing:
- the CACNG2 gene encoding voltage-dependent calcium channel gamma-2 subunit, coding for MGLFDRGVQMLLTTVGAFAAFSLMTIAVGTDYWLYSRGVCKSKSISENETSKKNEEVMTHSGLWRTCCLEGNFKGVCKQIDHFPEDADYEADTAEYFLRAVRASSIFPILSVILLFMGGLCIAASEFYKTRHNIILSAGIFFVSAGLSNIIGIIVYISANAGDPSKSDSKKNSYSYGWSFYFGALSFIIAEMVGVLAVHMFIDRHKQLRATARATDYLQSSAITRIPSYRYRYQRRSRSSSRSTEPSHSRDASPVGLKGFNTLPSTEISMYTLSRDPLKSAGTPTATYNSDNSFLQVHNCIPKDNKDSAHTNTANRRTTPV